A genomic region of Nymphaea colorata isolate Beijing-Zhang1983 chromosome 2, ASM883128v2, whole genome shotgun sequence contains the following coding sequences:
- the LOC116248588 gene encoding lipid phosphate phosphatase 2-like translates to MPEIQLGCHTIKSHGIKVARLHKHDWIILVLLMVLELILAVVISPFYRFVGKDMMTDLKYPMKDNTVPFWAVPVIGILVPFIIFFVIYLIRKDVYDFHHGVLGILYSVLITAVITDAIKDAVGRPRPDFFWRCFPDGKDVYDTVTGGVICHGIKSVIKEGHKSFPSGHTSWSFAGLGFLSLYLSGKLKAFDQKGHIAKLCIVFLPLLLAALVGTSRVDDYWHHWQDVFAGGLLGLTVATFCYLQFFPAPYHPEGWGPYAYFRMLEERNAQGQSNSDQLHLQFRHVQADSARQEEIEQYSLHDGNPSLDMEAGRR, encoded by the exons ATGCCAGAGATTCAACTGGGTTGCCACACAATCAAATCCCATGGAATTAAAGTGGCAAGGTTGCATAAGCATGATTGGATAATACTTGTACTTCTTATGGTTCTGGAGCTTATATTGGCGGTAGTTATATCCCCATTTTACCGGTTTGTTGGGAAGGATATGATGACAGACTTGAAATACCCAATGAAGGACAATACAGTGCCATTTTGGGCTGTTCCA GTAATTGGAATTTTGGTACCATTTATCATCTTCTTTGTAATCTATCTAATCAGAAAAGATGTGTATGATTTTCACCATGGTGTATTAG GAATTCTGTACTCCGTACTGATAACGGCGGTTATTACTGATGCTATAAAAGATGCTGTTGGTCGACCTCGGCCTGACTTTTTCTGGCGGTGCTTCCCAGATGGGAAGGAT GTGTATGATACAGTCACAGGCGGTGTTATTTGTCATGGAATCAAAAGTGTTATTAAAGAAGGGCACAAGAGCTTCCCTAGCGGCCATACTTCTT GGTCATTCGCGGGGTTAGGCTTCCTTTCACTATATCTATCCGGAAAACTTAAAGCCTTCGATCAGAAAGGTCATATAGCAAAGCTTTGCATTGTCTTCCTGCCATTACTGCTTGCAGCCCTTGTTGGAACTTCTCGAGTAGATGACTATTGGCATCATTGGCAGGATGTGTTCGCTGGTGGCCTACTAG GTTTGACAGTCGCTACATTTTGTTATCTGCAGTTCTTCCCAGCTCCGTATCATCCAGAGG GTTGGGGACCATATGCTTATTTCCGGATGTTGGAAGAACGCAACGCCCAAGGACAATCGAACTCTGATCAACTCCATTTACAATTCAGACATGTTCAGGCTGATTCTGCAAGGCAGGAGGAAATAGAACAATATAGCCTGCATGATGGTAACCCAAGCCTTGATATGGAAGCTGGTAGGAGGTGA